The Candidatus Binatia bacterium region GGGGGCGCCCCGGGCGCGGGCCCGCTAACCCGGGGGGGGGGGGGCGGGGGGGGGGGGCGGGGGCGGGGCGGGGGCCGCATCGGATCCAGCCCCCGCCGCGCCAAAGAGTGCCGTGCCTCTGGCCGCACACGAGCCGCAGGCCTTCCTCTCGAACGGGTGGTTCTCGCTGGTCGAGGCTCTGCGGGAGGAGATCGATCCCCCGGTGCCCGAGAAGGTGCGCGACATCACGATCAACGTCCACATCACGGATGGTCCCGACGGCCACATCGATGCGCGGATGACCGCCGGGCGCTTCCTGCCGGGTGCCGACGAGGCGGCTCTGACGCGGATGAGCATGCCCTTCGACGTGGCCAAGAAGATGTTCGCTGAGGGCGACGATCAGATGGCCATGCAGGCCATGGTGCAGGGCGA contains the following coding sequences:
- a CDS encoding SCP2 sterol-binding domain-containing protein, coding for MPLAAHEPQAFLSNGWFSLVEALREEIDPPVPEKVRDITINVHITDGPDGHIDARMTAGRFLPGADEAALTRMSMPFDVAKKMFAEGDDQMAMQAMVQGDIKLEGDLSVLMRLQQGGAPTPEAEALQARIREFTV